In Cryptomeria japonica chromosome 10, Sugi_1.0, whole genome shotgun sequence, a genomic segment contains:
- the LOC131067555 gene encoding 29 kDa ribonucleoprotein A, chloroplastic encodes MAAAVSWLSPLNGHRLSGFTSLYFPSRPCIQSGNRASEYFSSLLQSSNGKGTSFLLPLSSYSKEKGKNNKFLPKRNASITAQAQLEEEEGRRNTGQGRGRDTDDKSFYVGNLPYSVDSAELLKLFKDAGNVTKVEVIYNKDTGRSRGFAFVTMATREEVSEAVDRFNGYEYRGRTLRVSSGPQPVKNNFTSRVGFRNVRSGGGGFDSANQMYVGNLPWGADNYTLEQLFKGFGRIKDARVVYDRETGRSRGFAFVTMSSSEEVEAAISSLDGADMDGRPLRVRIA; translated from the exons ATGGCCGCTGCAGTTAGTTGGTTGTCCCCTCTAAATGGGCACCGTCTTAGCGGCTTCACTTCTCTTTATTTCCCTTCCCGACCCTGCATACAGAGCGGCAACAGAGCGAGTGAGTACTTTTCCTCTCTGTTGCAGAGTAGCAATGGCAAAGGAACCTCTTTCCTGTTGCCTCTCTCTTCGTATTCAAAGGAGAAGGGGAAGAATAATAAGTTTCTACCCAAAAGGAACGCATCAATAACAGCTCAAGCACAGTTggaggaggaagaaggaagaagaaatacAGGGCAGGGCCGAGGAAGAGACACAGATGATAAATCATTTTATGTGGGCAATCTTCCATATAGCGTGGACAGCGCGGAGTTGTTGAAGCTCTTCAAGGATGCTGGCAATGTCACCAAGGTGGAG GTAATATATAACAAAGATACAGGAAGAAGCCGGGGTTTTGCCTTTGTGACCATGGCAACCAGAGAAGAAGTTTCTGAAGCCGTGGACAGGTTTAATGGATAT GAGTATCGGGGCAGAACTTTGAGGGTGAGTTCCGGGCCACAGCCTGTGAAGAACAATTTCACATCTAGGGTTGGATTCAGAAACGTACGTTCTGGTGGTGGGGGTTTTGATTCTGCAAATCAAATGTATGTGGGTAATCTTCCTTGGGGAGCTGATAATTATACCCTTGAACAGCTTTTTAAGGGTTTTGGAAGAATTAAGGATGCCAGAGTTGTGTATGACAGAGAGACAGGGCGGTCTAGGGGTTTTGCTTTTGTCACCATGTCATCTTCTGAGGAAGTGGAGGCAGCTATTTCCTCTCTTGATGGGGCT GATATGGATGGGAGACCACTGAGAGTGAGGATAGCATAG